In Flavivirga abyssicola, the following are encoded in one genomic region:
- a CDS encoding TlpA family protein disulfide reductase, with protein sequence MKQIVLKFYVLLIGLFCPTIHAQWKYANANNIVNDVIITYDVKYHQELTEKQKKSIYYKKEIVVIFNKNKLVEKSFSNRVDIQTSYHFDYNKQLAYSCLVSGKTKNAVVKKFKEPVKNVSIQDGKTKMLLEIPCQVYTANIKGKTEEILTTKKFGLKYVKQFKAEGFLLKYTSNDKRFGPYTVTAKSIFYKKLPQITYSLKGFKIRTPEEHKTYIESSKERYNKNKEKNIEFLGKKAPNYSFRSIRGRSFKSKNLLGKVVVLNFWFTTCPPCKKEIPELNELKEKFKDKEVEFIAVALDLEYKLDEFLRNTPFEYNIIEDGRWVANKFDITSYPTNIIIDKKGVYQFIKTGYKSDITKAMSYKIEQFLKE encoded by the coding sequence ATGAAACAAATAGTGCTTAAATTTTATGTTTTACTTATTGGTCTTTTTTGTCCAACTATTCATGCGCAATGGAAATATGCAAATGCTAATAATATCGTTAATGATGTTATAATAACTTATGATGTAAAGTATCATCAAGAACTTACCGAAAAGCAGAAAAAATCCATATACTATAAAAAAGAGATTGTAGTTATTTTTAATAAAAATAAGCTGGTTGAAAAGAGTTTTTCAAATAGGGTTGACATTCAAACATCCTATCATTTTGATTATAACAAGCAGCTTGCTTACTCTTGTTTAGTTAGTGGGAAAACTAAAAATGCGGTAGTAAAGAAATTTAAAGAACCTGTCAAAAATGTTTCAATTCAAGATGGAAAAACTAAAATGCTTTTAGAAATACCATGTCAAGTGTATACCGCGAACATAAAAGGGAAGACCGAAGAGATATTAACTACAAAAAAGTTTGGATTAAAATATGTAAAGCAATTTAAAGCCGAAGGATTCTTGCTAAAATATACTTCAAATGATAAACGTTTTGGACCTTACACAGTTACGGCAAAAAGCATATTTTATAAAAAATTACCTCAAATAACTTATAGTTTGAAGGGCTTTAAAATAAGAACCCCTGAAGAGCACAAAACATATATTGAAAGCTCTAAAGAAAGATATAATAAAAATAAAGAGAAAAATATTGAATTTTTAGGTAAAAAAGCACCAAACTATTCTTTTAGAAGTATAAGAGGGAGAAGTTTTAAAAGTAAAAACTTATTAGGCAAGGTAGTCGTTTTAAATTTTTGGTTTACTACCTGTCCGCCTTGCAAAAAGGAAATTCCAGAGTTAAATGAGCTAAAAGAAAAATTTAAAGACAAAGAGGTCGAGTTTATTGCTGTTGCTCTAGATTTAGAATACAAATTAGATGAGTTTTTAAGGAATACCCCTTTTGAGTATAATATCATTGAAGACGGTAGATGGGTTGCAAATAAATTTGATATAACCTCATACCCAACCAATATAATCATTGATAAAAAAGGAGTGTATCAATTTATTAAAACAGGGTATAAATCTGATATTACCAAGGCTATGTCGTATAAAATCGAACAGTTTTTAAAAGAATAA
- a CDS encoding sulfatase-like hydrolase/transferase, with protein sequence MTIRKGGILVLLLIIIGACGDKTKETEKVPVKTISKKRSKPNILLLLADDMGYGELGTYGQETIKTPFLDEFASRGMRFTDFYAGTSVCSPSRAVLMTGLHTGHLSIRGNKGLINGKWDRVPLKKSEITIAEVLRKAGYQTAMIGKWHLGVPEDYSTWAKGRGFDYAVQEQWGEDAKGNEIDERIHWVNNTEDSIFYNYNDYKCLDEFRTNFALEYLDKKDDDKPFFLYMSYRIPHAHEYFLSKTDLYSDKIEEWPEIERRHAARVTMLDAQIRRLIDSLEERGELENTLVIYTSDNGPTNENHHNYKFFNSSGGLKGHKRDVYEGGVRVPMLAYWEGKIKPGTVSGHQSTFYDIMPTLAQVAGTQTPKNIDGISLLPEFLGKPQKKHDFLYWEIQEGKSVKGFRQATRIGNWKAVRYGNNYHTELYDLGKDKHEKFDVSNLHPKIVKKANEILKRESNKSENYPFSGGVFKN encoded by the coding sequence ATGACCATTAGAAAAGGGGGGATATTGGTATTGTTGCTTATTATTATAGGGGCTTGTGGTGATAAAACGAAAGAAACAGAGAAAGTACCCGTAAAAACGATCTCTAAAAAACGAAGCAAACCCAATATTTTGTTATTATTGGCAGACGATATGGGTTATGGGGAATTAGGAACTTACGGACAAGAAACAATTAAAACCCCTTTTTTAGATGAGTTTGCATCAAGAGGAATGCGTTTTACCGACTTTTATGCTGGAACTTCAGTGTGTTCTCCTTCTAGAGCTGTTTTAATGACAGGTCTACACACAGGGCATCTTAGTATTCGTGGCAATAAAGGTCTTATTAATGGCAAATGGGACAGGGTGCCCCTTAAAAAATCAGAAATAACAATTGCTGAGGTTTTGAGAAAGGCAGGCTATCAAACCGCAATGATAGGGAAATGGCATTTGGGAGTTCCAGAAGATTATTCCACATGGGCAAAAGGGCGTGGTTTTGATTATGCGGTACAAGAACAATGGGGTGAAGATGCTAAAGGTAACGAGATTGATGAGCGTATCCATTGGGTTAATAATACTGAAGATTCAATTTTTTATAACTACAATGATTATAAGTGTTTAGATGAATTCAGGACAAATTTTGCTTTAGAGTATCTCGATAAAAAGGATGATGATAAACCATTCTTTTTATATATGTCTTATAGAATTCCACATGCACATGAATATTTTCTTAGCAAAACGGATTTGTATTCCGACAAAATTGAAGAATGGCCAGAAATTGAGCGTCGTCATGCAGCAAGAGTTACCATGTTGGACGCACAAATTAGAAGATTGATAGACAGTTTAGAAGAACGAGGTGAATTAGAAAACACATTGGTTATTTATACCAGCGATAATGGACCCACTAACGAAAATCATCACAATTACAAGTTCTTCAACAGTTCAGGAGGGCTTAAAGGCCATAAGCGTGATGTTTATGAAGGCGGTGTAAGAGTTCCTATGTTGGCTTACTGGGAAGGCAAAATAAAACCAGGTACTGTAAGCGGCCATCAAAGCACCTTTTATGATATCATGCCAACATTGGCTCAGGTTGCTGGTACACAAACCCCAAAAAATATTGATGGTATTTCATTACTACCAGAATTTTTAGGTAAACCTCAAAAAAAACATGACTTTTTGTATTGGGAAATTCAAGAAGGAAAATCAGTAAAAGGATTCCGTCAAGCTACCCGAATAGGTAATTGGAAAGCAGTACGCTATGGAAACAATTATCATACAGAACTTTACGATTTAGGAAAAGATAAACATGAAAAATTTGATGTTTCTAACCTGCACCCAAAAATTGTTAAAAAAGCAAATGAAATTTTAAAAAGAGAAAGTAATAAAAGTGAAAATTACCCATTTTCAGGAGGTGTTTTCAAGAACTAA
- a CDS encoding sulfatase, with product MKLIHLKITLAILCSILVFSCKNKGEYTTENTSVKQTALAPKPNIVLLFIDDWGWSDVGYRNTTFQTPNLNQFKKESLDFQRAYIPTPTCSPSRASLLTGKESVRLEMSRHIPEEKHFINSEYNIWPKDPMKRPSRNYLPHEEVTYAEKLKEYGYYNMFIGKWHLGDDKYYPEHQGFDKTFGTTDNGHPKNYYYPFFKSGDPKEFQKNYKEGDYLTDVLTDGAVDFIKNYDKTQPFMLSFWYYSVHGPSIGRKDLLKKYQDAGLEGKYAHHAAMVEAMDESIGRVRKAIKDKGIADNTIVIVLSDQGGAYKNTPLSGGKKGGNTLGEGGARVPFIVNYPGITKANAETSIPVQSIDVFPTLMEIASGEKYQNENIQGVSLLPILKGEDISPRNLYFFRSYEDQYAAVISGQWKLIKYHSGKFHLFNVVEDISEKNNLIGKGLEIENQLKKEIAKWEKEAVPIY from the coding sequence ATGAAATTAATTCATCTTAAAATTACCTTAGCTATCTTGTGTAGCATACTTGTATTCTCATGTAAAAATAAAGGAGAATACACAACCGAAAATACTTCAGTTAAACAAACTGCTTTAGCCCCAAAACCTAATATAGTGTTGTTGTTTATAGATGATTGGGGGTGGTCTGATGTCGGTTATAGAAATACCACGTTTCAAACTCCAAATTTGAATCAATTCAAAAAAGAAAGTCTAGATTTTCAACGAGCCTATATTCCAACACCAACTTGTAGTCCGAGTAGAGCAAGTTTACTCACAGGTAAAGAATCTGTGAGGTTAGAAATGTCAAGGCATATCCCAGAAGAAAAACATTTTATAAATTCTGAATACAATATTTGGCCAAAAGATCCTATGAAAAGACCTTCTAGAAATTATCTTCCGCATGAAGAAGTGACTTATGCAGAAAAGTTGAAGGAGTACGGATATTACAATATGTTTATTGGCAAATGGCATTTAGGAGATGATAAATACTATCCAGAACATCAAGGGTTTGATAAAACGTTTGGAACAACTGATAATGGTCATCCCAAAAATTATTATTATCCCTTTTTTAAGAGTGGAGACCCAAAAGAATTTCAGAAAAATTATAAAGAAGGAGATTATTTAACAGATGTCCTTACAGATGGTGCCGTTGACTTCATTAAGAATTATGATAAGACCCAACCATTCATGCTATCTTTTTGGTACTATTCCGTACACGGCCCCTCTATAGGTAGAAAGGATTTACTCAAAAAATACCAAGATGCAGGCTTGGAAGGTAAATATGCGCATCATGCGGCTATGGTTGAGGCTATGGATGAATCGATTGGTAGGGTAAGAAAAGCAATCAAGGACAAAGGAATAGCAGATAATACAATTGTAATTGTACTCTCCGATCAAGGAGGAGCATATAAGAATACACCATTAAGTGGTGGAAAAAAAGGAGGGAATACTTTAGGTGAAGGCGGAGCAAGGGTGCCATTTATTGTCAATTATCCTGGTATTACTAAAGCAAATGCCGAAACTAGCATTCCTGTTCAGTCCATTGATGTTTTTCCAACTTTGATGGAAATAGCTTCGGGAGAAAAATATCAAAATGAGAATATTCAAGGCGTAAGTTTACTGCCAATATTAAAAGGAGAAGATATTTCACCGCGTAATTTATATTTCTTTAGAAGTTATGAAGATCAATACGCTGCAGTGATTTCGGGTCAATGGAAACTTATAAAATATCACAGCGGAAAATTTCATCTATTTAATGTAGTTGAAGATATAAGTGAAAAAAATAACCTAATTGGTAAAGGATTAGAAATTGAAAATCAATTAAAAAAAGAAATCGCTAAATGGGAAAAAGAAGCCGTACCTATCTACTGA
- a CDS encoding sulfatase: MNNSIIKRVINMSIILLLLSLVSCASTKGNSNKVVDSSKIYTNDNKERPNILLIMVDDMNDWVGAFGGNQQAITPNMDALANKSVIFKNAYCSAALCNPSRTSLLTGYLPSTTGVYGNSEHFREIKGFENTVTLPQYFEQNGYKTAAAGKIFHSPRGQKKEPRPGSDPGSFQVERVGNIGADSPSKENKQTHGLELKKRGVKGSFIRSFDWYPVDVALEDNHDWKNADYCAQFLQQEHDKPFFVACGIFRPHLPWFAPKQFFDLYDLNDINIPETLKNDLDDVGNMGNNMAKKSVHQAVVEEGKWKEAVRAYLANLSFADACVGRVMDALNNSKYNENTIVVLMGDHGYHLGEKEHWSKNVLWERAAKTPLLIFDPRNEKERVSTRVVSLLDVYPTLVELCGLPKNEKVEGQSMATLLKDESANWNDWALTSKKKRMHSLRNEQYRYTVYPNGFEELYDHKNDPNEWCNIASNNANKAILKLFRKKLKDIIH; encoded by the coding sequence ATGAATAATAGTATAATCAAAAGAGTAATAAACATGTCAATCATTTTATTGCTTTTATCACTAGTATCTTGTGCCTCAACAAAAGGCAATAGCAATAAGGTTGTCGACTCAAGTAAAATCTATACTAATGATAACAAAGAAAGACCAAATATTTTGCTCATAATGGTAGATGATATGAACGATTGGGTGGGCGCATTTGGAGGAAATCAACAGGCTATCACACCTAATATGGATGCTCTGGCAAACAAAAGTGTTATTTTTAAAAATGCCTATTGCTCTGCCGCACTTTGTAACCCATCTAGAACAAGTTTGCTAACAGGTTACTTGCCATCTACAACCGGAGTATATGGAAACTCAGAGCATTTTAGAGAAATAAAAGGTTTTGAAAATACAGTAACATTACCACAGTATTTTGAACAAAATGGATATAAAACCGCAGCAGCTGGTAAAATTTTCCATAGCCCAAGAGGTCAAAAAAAAGAACCCAGACCAGGTAGTGATCCAGGTTCTTTTCAAGTAGAACGAGTTGGAAATATTGGAGCGGATTCTCCATCAAAAGAAAATAAGCAAACACATGGATTAGAATTAAAAAAGCGAGGGGTAAAAGGATCATTCATCCGAAGTTTTGATTGGTACCCTGTTGATGTTGCATTGGAAGATAATCACGATTGGAAAAATGCGGATTACTGTGCACAATTTTTACAGCAGGAACATGACAAGCCGTTTTTTGTAGCATGTGGCATTTTCAGACCACATTTACCTTGGTTCGCACCAAAGCAGTTTTTTGACTTATATGACCTTAATGATATTAACATTCCGGAAACTTTAAAAAATGATTTAGACGATGTTGGTAATATGGGAAATAATATGGCTAAAAAAAGTGTTCATCAAGCAGTTGTTGAAGAGGGAAAATGGAAAGAGGCTGTACGTGCGTATTTGGCTAACTTATCATTTGCAGATGCTTGTGTAGGACGTGTTATGGACGCTCTTAATAACAGTAAGTATAATGAAAATACGATAGTAGTCCTTATGGGAGATCATGGATATCATTTAGGTGAAAAAGAACACTGGTCTAAAAACGTACTTTGGGAACGAGCAGCAAAAACCCCATTATTGATTTTTGATCCTAGAAATGAAAAAGAACGTGTGAGCACAAGAGTTGTTTCGTTGTTGGATGTTTATCCGACATTGGTCGAATTGTGTGGATTGCCCAAAAATGAAAAAGTTGAAGGACAAAGTATGGCTACACTTTTAAAAGATGAAAGCGCAAACTGGAATGATTGGGCACTAACTTCTAAAAAAAAGAGAATGCATTCTTTGAGAAATGAACAATACAGATATACAGTATACCCTAATGGTTTTGAAGAATTGTACGACCATAAAAACGACCCAAATGAATGGTGTAATATCGCCTCTAACAATGCTAATAAAGCCATTTTAAAATTATTTAGAAAGAAGTTAAAAGATATTATTCATTAA
- a CDS encoding sulfatase family protein, protein MKRIPFLLLLSALFFSCKTETKQAKEAVDKLPNVVIIYGDDVGYADVGVYGSKLIPTPNIDKLAAGGIQFTDGHCSAATCTPSRYSLLTGIHGFRDNINILPPNVPLTIPTDAYTLPKLFKKAGYTTGVIGKWHLGIGEEDSVTDWNGKVSPGPLEIGFDYSFLLPSTNDRVPCVYLDGHRVLNYDANDPIYVSKELKDVQIEGSTQYPDGKTNREAMTYYQSTRGHDNSIINGIGRIGYMSGGKSALWNDETMTDTFIERTKTYIEAHKEEPFMLYYAAQDIHVPRAPHPRFQGKTTLGYRGDAMVQFDWAVGEILKSLEENGLTENTIVIFSSDNGPVYDDGYVDGTTVVKSEAENDRGHDASGIYTGGKYQIYEGGTRVPFIIKWPAKIQPGKSDALVNQIDLIGSFSKLLSIDIPEGEARDSRNTLDAYLGNDAKGLPFMLEETRYNRAIRVGDWKYIKGYKRGKKKFSPELYNLKQDPSEKDNIIEKHPDKAKELKKQIESLIDSNGLRI, encoded by the coding sequence ATGAAAAGAATACCATTTTTACTATTACTATCAGCTTTGTTTTTTAGCTGTAAAACGGAGACAAAACAGGCTAAAGAAGCTGTCGATAAGTTACCAAATGTGGTTATTATCTATGGTGATGATGTAGGGTATGCAGATGTTGGAGTCTATGGTTCAAAACTAATTCCAACTCCAAATATAGATAAGCTAGCTGCAGGTGGGATACAATTTACAGACGGACATTGCTCTGCAGCAACCTGTACACCAAGCAGGTACTCACTTTTAACAGGGATTCATGGGTTTAGAGATAATATAAACATTTTACCGCCCAATGTACCATTAACTATTCCTACTGATGCTTATACCTTACCAAAACTATTTAAGAAAGCAGGATATACTACTGGAGTCATTGGCAAATGGCACTTGGGAATTGGAGAAGAAGATAGCGTTACTGATTGGAACGGAAAAGTGTCTCCAGGACCTTTAGAAATTGGATTTGATTATTCTTTTCTGTTACCATCGACAAATGATCGTGTGCCTTGTGTGTATTTAGACGGACACAGGGTATTGAATTATGATGCAAACGATCCTATTTATGTAAGTAAAGAATTGAAAGATGTTCAAATTGAAGGCAGTACACAATATCCTGATGGCAAAACTAATAGAGAGGCCATGACCTATTATCAAAGTACGAGAGGGCATGATAACAGTATAATAAATGGTATTGGAAGAATAGGTTATATGTCTGGAGGAAAATCAGCATTATGGAATGACGAGACGATGACCGATACATTTATCGAAAGAACAAAAACATATATAGAAGCACATAAAGAAGAACCTTTTATGTTATACTATGCGGCACAAGATATTCATGTGCCAAGAGCGCCACATCCACGTTTTCAGGGAAAAACAACATTAGGCTATAGAGGTGATGCCATGGTGCAGTTTGATTGGGCAGTAGGTGAAATTTTAAAGTCCTTAGAAGAAAATGGACTTACAGAAAATACTATTGTTATTTTTTCTAGTGATAACGGACCAGTTTATGATGACGGTTACGTAGACGGAACAACAGTAGTTAAATCTGAAGCCGAAAATGATAGAGGTCATGACGCATCTGGTATTTATACAGGGGGGAAATATCAAATTTATGAAGGAGGAACAAGAGTGCCTTTTATTATTAAATGGCCTGCAAAAATACAACCGGGAAAATCAGATGCATTAGTTAATCAAATTGATTTGATTGGTTCTTTTTCAAAATTACTATCTATAGATATTCCTGAAGGAGAGGCACGTGATAGCAGAAACACCTTAGATGCCTATTTAGGTAATGACGCAAAAGGATTGCCATTTATGTTAGAGGAAACCAGGTATAATCGAGCTATAAGAGTTGGAGATTGGAAATATATTAAAGGATATAAGCGAGGTAAAAAGAAATTCTCTCCAGAATTATATAATTTAAAACAAGATCCTTCTGAAAAAGACAATATTATTGAGAAACATCCAGATAAGGCCAAAGAACTTAAAAAACAAATTGAGAGCTTAATTGACTCTAATGGGTTACGTATTTGA